A window from Candidatus Zixiibacteriota bacterium encodes these proteins:
- a CDS encoding glycosyltransferase, with translation MSFVSRTKFRLKDFARFNPTCRLIASTIIEWRDRMSPPHEAVGIARSVINLAKAARICPSPGRLRRLESKLRQRIDRMDPSQLEWDQIFPHSSPRQIRKGVILKRPVSDREKGVLFIAFEDHWLRLLRYADLKALHRKYHLVLAPTWSPPHDLPMTLAAKMWPGTLFNIMSAVVDHEAFARLADNLVSIPLISSNWVNPDVFAGDDDVPKEFDIVMLANFAVYKRHWLMFDVLSRLPPTTKLLLLGRGWEGRSAETIMAEARAFGSEDKVIMKEGLSDADMVRAIKSAKVSLIFSGNEGACVAVVEAMFSGVPVGLFADAIIGSKAYVNEQTGCLFTRSNVVRKLSEFIQNYRQYQPRKWVLENGVSYVESTRILNEAIRSAALDMGEQWTLDIHEHQWRPNPTYLSDDICREMRPHYDSFESAFGIPLITAGVNDDDPAPNKV, from the coding sequence ATGAGTTTTGTATCGAGAACGAAATTCAGACTCAAGGACTTCGCCCGTTTTAACCCGACCTGTCGGCTGATCGCCTCAACGATTATCGAGTGGCGCGACCGGATGTCGCCCCCGCACGAGGCTGTTGGAATTGCTCGTTCGGTGATCAACCTGGCCAAAGCTGCCCGTATCTGCCCATCACCGGGAAGACTGCGCAGACTTGAAAGCAAACTCAGGCAACGTATCGATCGGATGGACCCATCGCAACTCGAGTGGGATCAGATCTTTCCCCACAGCAGTCCGCGCCAGATTCGCAAAGGAGTCATCCTCAAAAGGCCGGTGTCGGACCGAGAAAAGGGTGTGTTGTTCATTGCCTTCGAGGACCACTGGCTCAGACTCCTGCGCTATGCCGACCTGAAGGCCCTGCATCGTAAGTACCACTTGGTGCTGGCCCCGACCTGGTCACCACCCCATGATCTGCCGATGACGCTGGCGGCAAAAATGTGGCCGGGTACCCTGTTCAACATTATGAGCGCCGTTGTCGATCATGAAGCCTTTGCCCGCCTGGCCGACAACCTCGTGAGCATCCCTTTGATATCATCCAACTGGGTCAACCCGGACGTTTTTGCCGGGGACGACGATGTACCGAAAGAGTTCGACATCGTCATGCTGGCCAATTTTGCCGTGTACAAACGGCACTGGCTCATGTTCGATGTCCTGTCCAGGCTACCGCCGACCACGAAACTGCTCCTGTTGGGACGTGGTTGGGAGGGTCGTTCGGCTGAAACGATTATGGCCGAAGCACGCGCTTTCGGGAGTGAAGATAAAGTCATCATGAAAGAAGGGCTGTCCGACGCCGATATGGTGCGGGCCATCAAGTCGGCCAAAGTCAGTCTGATTTTCTCCGGAAACGAAGGGGCCTGCGTGGCGGTGGTCGAGGCGATGTTCTCAGGAGTCCCGGTGGGACTCTTTGCCGACGCCATCATAGGTTCCAAGGCGTATGTGAACGAACAGACCGGTTGCCTGTTTACCCGTTCAAACGTCGTTCGAAAACTGAGCGAATTCATCCAAAACTATCGGCAATACCAACCACGAAAATGGGTACTTGAGAACGGGGTATCATACGTCGAGAGCACCAGGATTCTGAACGAGGCCATCCGCTCAGCAGCGTTGGACATGGGTGAACAATGGACGTTGGACATTCATGAGCACCAATGGCGGCCCAACCCGACCTATCTCTCAGATGACATCTGCCGGGAGATGCGCCCCCACTACGACAGCTTCGAAAGTGCGTTCGGGATACCTCTGATCACGGCTGGCGTAAATGACGACGATCCCGCCCCAAACAAGGTTTGA